CCATGCGGTTGATGGATGTGAACGGTCTAGACCCGTGAGCGTATGCTTCATCAAATATTTTTGATCTATGCAGCACTACATCAGTTACATATCCATCCATACAACTTCAGTTTTGATATATCAGATGCATCACGCACAATGAATCTTACAGTATGTTTAAAAATTTAGACATATAAGAGTATCTGCAAGCAAACCACGTACCACACACTTCAAAGGTTTGTTTTTTCCACATTTGTAATAGCTATAATCAACAactatttctacattttttttatttgatgccaaattttaagGAAAGTAATCTGATGTATTTATATAGTAATCAGCATGTTGACTTTGTTCTCCAAACAGACTGATGTATTTCCattgattgcaaaataaatggaaaGGGGTGTGAGCCCGGTTGGAAAAAAAAAAAGCATGTTGACTTTGGCGCTTGTCCATTCGCAACATTAACCCACCATTGTCGGAGGGTTGGAGGATTGTATGCCGGATGTGCCATTAACGACATTGGTGAGACGAAGATTACAGGAGGAAAAGAAGGAGGAGGATGATTTTGATGTAAAAACAATCGACAATGCTATTCGATGTGCACGAGGATCCCAAACAAAACATGATTAATGTGAAACCAATAGAATATTtatgccccgttgcaacgcacgggcaattggcTAGTATATAATATATTGTTTTATGCGTCTCCCTGTCGCTCAATATTGCTTGATGCCTGTTTTTGCACCGGATTAGTTCAACATAGCATTGCAAGTTTCCGTGTCCAATATTCACCGTCACCTCCTGAGCCGCCACCTCGCTCGTCGCCACAATCGTCCTTCCTTTCTCCactcggcatcatcgtccatgaaCACCCTCATAAAACCTAAAACATCGTCCATGAACAAAGAGTTACGCCATGTCACCATCGTACATGAACACCCTCGCAAAAAGGAAAAACATCCTCCGTGAACAAAGAGTCACACCGTGTCAATGAGTGCCTGGTCCATGAGCATGATCCTCAAAGCTCGTATAGTGCTCGACGCTAAACGAGTAAGAGGAGTTTTCCTAGAGCTCCTATTTGCCACCTGAGGACCGCAAATAATCGAGCCTTCGCTGAAGGCAGCCACAAATGGGCCAACCTATTCTTCAATGAGCTGTTTGGTGTTTAGTCATTTTTGAGGAAAATCAAATTTTTATTTTTGTGAGCTAGATATTTAAAACCCTATTAAAAGTAGGAACATATATTTCAGACACGAATTCAGTATGTGTTTTAAAATAAATGTATTGTATATTAAAAAAGTACACCGTGTATTAAAAACTGTTTAAAGTGTATTAAAGAAATGTTCAATGTATACAACAataatgttcatcatatattaaaatATGTTTGATGTATACAATTTTTTTCATCATATATACTTTAAAAAACAGTGTATATTAAAATAGTTCACCATGTATTAAAAAACTGTTCAATGTGTTTAAAAAATTCTGTATATACAccaaaaatgttcatcgtatatcaTAAAAAAGTTCAGTGTGTATATCCAAAATGTTCACAGTATGCTAAAAAAGTTTATTTTATATTAGGGAAAAAATTAACTGTATATTGCAAAAGGGATAAAATACAAAAAGAAAGAATAaacagaaaaaaatgaaaaatgccAGGGAATAAGGATACTTGGGCCAGCCTAATCGTACTTGCCCTTTAGCAAAGGCTCAACTGTTTGCCGCCCGCGGGTGGCAAATTGAATCTACAGAGTTATCCTGTTTGCCGCTCTTGTCGGTGATGCGCACAACACAACCATGAGCGAACACTCGTCTGTTTGCGTAGGTGCGACTGGCCATATTTGTGTATGTTTCGACCCAACCGGACACGCACAAACAGTTTGCGTCGGCGTGTTGGAGTTTCCCTAATGCTCATGGCTAGAGCCCCATAGGCAGGCAACTCCGTGACGAGAGCTCCATATGCGGAGCGCGCGGCGAGGCAGCAAGCAAGGTATGGTCACCTGCAATGCCGGTCACCGCTCTGCGTTCACCAAGAGCGACGTGGCGCCGAATTGGGTCCGCAACGGCCATGATCTCGTCACCACATGGGCGCTCGAACGCTCCATGACCACCGCGGAGATGGCCACCAGACGGCGCCGTCGCCTTGATGGCGAGCTCGCCAAGATCAGCGAGGAGTAGTCACTTAGAAGCTGCTCCGCCAACGCCGGTCGTGGCAAGGCCACCGCGAAGGCTTCAAAGCAACACCGACAGTGGTCGCGGCGGCACTCCGCACCGCGCCGCAGGAGGCGGAGCGACTCCTCCGCAAGCGGCAGGCAACCATTGGACAAGGTTGCCGCGGCCCTCCGGTACTGTTCCACCGCTGGACGGAGCACGACGACGACAACCACGATGACGGCACCTACGGTGATGGCGGCGCGGCAGGGCAAGGCGGCTACACATACAAGGTGGTCGTCCGGTATAGGTTTTAGAAGTTTTTTTCACAGTTTTTTTAAACGGTTAAAATATCGATCTTTTTATGTAAATTATAACCGAACTCGAATGAAATTCACCATCTCtgaatgaatttcgtccggttagtttgaATTGTTGGCCAAATGTATGCGGGCAGCATTGAATGGCTCTCTCCCATATCCATGTCTATGGACTAGCCCCCTCTTGTCCACGTACAGATGCGGGAGCAAATTTGCGGGTCACCTAGTCCACAAACATGGCTCTCCAAACTCATATGCTGCTTGACGATGTATGAGCAATGCTTTGCTATACTCTTGTCCTAGTTCCCATCGGTATTGAGCGATCCACACGGTTGAATCTCCGTGAATGGACATATATGTATGCTACTTTCTCCGTCCGGAAAAGCTTGTCTCTTAAGTGGATGTATATAGTactaacttgatgctagatacatccatttgagggacaagcttttttagacggagggagtatagtattGGCCAAATTTCATCAGTGTAGATAACAAGAGCTCTTGGTTACTTAGGACATTTCATTTATTTTTCGCATGGTTGAGAGCTAGCTTAGTGTGTACtaatatttattttgatttttgatTTTTAGTGTACTTATTTAACTACTCCTACATCATAAATATGCAAAATAGCTATATGACATTTATTTTTAAACATATctgtatttattttattttatagtgTTTCGACCATTGAATATAAAACGAAATGCCTTCTTTTTTACTTGTGCCTGACTAGCCATATTCTTCTCTCCCTCCTTTCACTCCCTCCCTCATTTTCCCTCTGAACAGACCATCAAGTGCTCCTATTTGATGCCTGAGAGTGTCTAATAGATGACCCAACGCCTGAAGCAAGGTGCAAATGGGCCCGCCAAGGCGCCAACGCTGCAGGCTCATTTCAGTgggtttagtttttcttttttctctgcaGTTTTCAAGgcgcttttttaataaacaattttTGGTTTTTGAAAGACCTAAAATATTTTGAAACTAATATATACATATGTATTAAAAAACGTTTGTAGTTTTTTTAAAAGTAGAGTCTATATTTAAAAAGTCCACTGTACATTATAAAAAAAGATCATGGTACATTAAAAAGGTTAACTGTATATAAAAGAAGTTCACCGTACACTTAGTAAAATCTTGAGTTTGTATTTATAAAAATGTCACCCTCTATTGGAAGAAAATTCAGCATATAATAAAAAATATTCACCTTACACTGGAACAATTTAAAACTGCAAAATAGAAAAACCCCAGAGGAAACAAAGCCAAAATAAAGAAACTGAGAAATGagaaataaaattaaaataaagaaataaaaaaacagaatgaaaattaataaaaaaatagaaaaccaaaaaatgtaaaggaaaaacagaaactaaaaaaaacAGCACTAGGCCGGCCCATTGCGTCTCTGCTGGTAAGGTTGTGTGGTTGGAGGCTCCACCCAGGTTTGTGGGCCAAATAGGGATTGTGGATCTATTGGACATCCGTTGGTGATTTTTGATGATCGAAATGTGCATTTCTATGTCCGTTTGGTGATCTACGTAGTTTTATTCATTTTGCATGCTTTAGTTTGGTTATAGAGTATTGGATATGAGATACACAGATGTGAATGACATGATTTAAGGAGCCCGGTCAGTGCCCGCAGACGCATCCGCGGGCGTTTGAGGAGCAGGATTTGGTGACTGCGCATGTAGATGCTCTTATACCTACATTGTTTTAAATATGAAAGGCACACGTTTTGTGTTATATACTCTCTTGATAGCTGCCCGAAATCTTTCGACCCGTGTTAACAACCCTAATCTATCAAGAGCTTTTACTTGTCTCCATTAGAAAAGAGCAAGTTTTGAGCAACCCGGGCACGCAGGCACGCAGGCGTTGGTGTGGGAAGGAGGGACCAGCAAGCAAGCTGCTCGTTCGTACGTACACCGGCACTGCCGACTAAAATTAAACATTTTACAGTAGATTAGGTTCTGTTCTTGTTCCCCGGGAAACCCATGCATGTGACCAACTATGTACTCCCGTCgttcccaaataattgtctttctagccatcttaaatgaactacaacatacggatgtatgtatacatgttttagagtgtagattcactcattttactccgtatgtagtcacttgttgaaatctctagaaagacaattatttaggaacggagggagtacgtaagcATAGGCATGCAAAAAAATATTTAGGAGGTAGAGATCGAGATCCAGAAAGCAATGCCTTCCTGCGTAGTACGTGTACACTGACTTTGCATATGCATGTGTATGGTCCCGGCCGGTCGACCACACCACACGGTATTGTTTGTAAAAATCAGGGGAGAGATATACTACTACACTGCAGCATTTTGTCGCCATCGATATATATGAATCATGTGACACCATTCATTCCGATTCAATTTCAATTAGCCGGCAGCTAGATTTGTTCATATATTTTCACACCGGCCGCCGGTCTCGATCACACTACTGCTGCTGCACAACTACGGCCCTTCATTGTGCTTGTTCCCCGGGAAACCCATGCACGTGAGCAGCATCCAGTGAATTTCAGCCATGGGTAAGACTACAGAAATTCTACTCCCACCTACTAGTAGTTATACAGAAACTTGACGTAGTACTGTGTGAGGAGGAATAACCACAAAAATTAACCATCGACATATCGAAGTAATAATGCGTAAGATTTGTGTTAAATTGTTACTTAAAATCATATATCTCCCGATTCCATACCTGTGACATAATCAATCCCCTACTAATCACATAAATTGTTTCTTCATTTCCTAGTTCTTTGGGTGTATTTGTGACACCTGGGTGTGGGGGCGCAATCACACTTTTCTGAGGGCATCCTGGACCGCACAATTGCGTCATGATTTGGAAACTGCTTGTTTGGCCTTTGCATATGTTTTAATCTTTAATTAATTTATTAGATGGGTTCCATGCATGCAACATTTGGCATATGCCACACATCCCACCTCCCATGTTTTTTTTACTTTTGAATCTGAATCTATTATACTCCTTCCATTctcttatacaaggccacaaactcttaCTGGTACCAAGCTAAAATGTAATGACTGTTTTGCAAGCCAACTTTTTTCTTCGTTAACCGAGATCATTAATACACCCGTGTGCATGCAAGGAAGGACGAATGAGAAGGAAGTAGCagagtgtcattatgactacatgcatgcaagtacTAAACAAGTTCAaagtacgaggaaacatcattaatatttgCCTCGATTCTTGTTAGTGGCCTTGTAaacatgcaaaatgtatttttcatagtggccttgtataagagaatggagggagtatcttttgAAATGAAAGTGCTATTTATACTTGTTTTGCATATCCATGTTCCTTGCGACGAGAGCTTTGAAACAAGAACAACCTTGAATAAGCTTTGACAATTTTTTAAGACTTAAGCAAGTTACAGCAAGGACTAGTACTGTCGAGCGACGATGATGCATGCATgattgtttttgcatgtagctgcATGCATGGCCTTGTGTGGGCCACTGAGTCTGCCTGTCTCTCCGAGGAAGAAGCTAATCTAtgtactgtggagcgcagcgcacaTACGTTGACACCTCGACTGGTCCAGCTAGACACGTACACCCATGCAACGCCGCGAAAGAAAGCACTAGTAGTAGTACGTAGTAGTAAACTGTGAAAGAGGAGAACTGCTATGCATTGCACGCATAGTAATTCAGAGTTATTTGGCGCCATGTATATATATGGTCTGACACACATTAAACATCAAATACAGATTCAATTCAAAACTTGGCCATATACACAACCCTGCGGGCAGTAGTACCACCTGCATGTCCAATGCTACGTGGTCCATATTTCATCCATTCATGGATGCATGATTTTTACTCCCTGTATGGCATGCATTTACATATGCAGATGTGGATCCGATGCTTGACGCTGATGAATGAACTTAAATTACATAGAAACACTACTGTTTgacatgtactctctccgttccaaaatagatgacccaactttgtactaaagttgtgAGAAACCACTCAATGTATTAGTTTCAAGTTTAAAAAAACTATGGGTTTTAAATTAAAACTACACAGAAAAATTTGAAAGATTCACGTAAAGCAGAAGTAATTTAGTGACGGACCAATCTGGTTAAATTTCATACGAAATGGACATATGGTTTGAAAGGAATTTAACGTTTTAGTTTTAACTTCAAATCATGTGTTCAAACACAAAGGACATAGACAAATTTGAATTTTACTACAGTCTGCAGTAGACTAGCAATCATTCAGTGTAAAATGCCAACTAACATCAAATTACAAGGAGAGTGAACAGAGGTGGCGTGACATAGAGAAAGAAAACATGTACTGTAACACCAGCATAAAATGAAGAATAAAAAGGGTTGCAAAGTCAAAGGTTTCAAAATTCAGGGAGAGCACAAGCATAAAAATCATGGGAAGtaatattttggtttctctcactaGATAGCCATCTCTTGCAGTAACTAGCAAACACTGTAAACCCAACACTAACATACAATGCAATACATACGTTCAGTAACACAACAACATACTAATTAACCATCAATTTTAACAGCCACGCGGTGGATCCATCCATAATTTGGATCTCAACTCATCAACAAGTAGATATGGAACGCAACAATGGATGGATGAATGGAAGTAGCTAGACGGCGGCGGCGTAGTTGGACCGGAAGATGGCGCTATTCCTGAGGATGTACTGGTGGTACACCATGGCCATGGCGGCGCCGACGAACGGGCCAACCCAGAAGATCCACTGGTCGTCCCAAGCCTTCCCGCCGTTGTACACCACGGCGGCACCAAAGCTTCTCGCCGGGTTGATGCCGGTGCCAGTGACGGGGATGGTGGCGAGGTGAGCCATGAGCACGGCGAACCCGATGAGCAGCGGCGCCAGCACCGGGACGTGCGGGTCCCGGGCGATGCGTTTCGGGTCGGTCGCCGAGAAAACGGTGTACACGAGCACGAAGGTGCCCGCGATCTCGGCGATGAGCCCCGCCGTCCTGGAGTAGCCCGGCGCGAGCTCGTTGGCGCCGCCACCGTAAAGCACGTAGTGGTGGCCGCCGTGCACGGCCCTCACCAGCGCCGCGCCGCAGATGGCGCCCATGCACTGCGCCACCATGTAGAGGAAT
Above is a window of Triticum dicoccoides isolate Atlit2015 ecotype Zavitan chromosome 5B, WEW_v2.0, whole genome shotgun sequence DNA encoding:
- the LOC119306874 gene encoding aquaporin PIP2-5-like, coding for MTMAAAQGKLSPEAIDNEVISNGSAKDYLDPPPAPLVDAGELGKWSLYRAVIAEFTATLLFVYVAVATVVGHKRQTDAQACSGAGVLGIAWSFGGMIAVLVYCTAGISGGHINPAVTFGLLLARKVSLPRAFLYMVAQCMGAICGAALVRAVHGGHHYVLYGGGANELAPGYSRTAGLIAEIAGTFVLVYTVFSATDPKRIARDPHVPVLAPLLIGFAVLMAHLATIPVTGTGINPARSFGAAVVYNGGKAWDDQWIFWVGPFVGAAMAMVYHQYILRNSAIFRSNYAAAV